In Pelmatolapia mariae isolate MD_Pm_ZW linkage group LG8, Pm_UMD_F_2, whole genome shotgun sequence, one genomic interval encodes:
- the syt5b gene encoding synaptotagmin Vb isoform X1 — MRLVGAGVRVRRAAEPSEPESEETTEPAHHEHSHSEHHEHSHTEHHPGHDYNHMKEKFMNELSHLSIPMWAVGAIVVVVLVLVACFIFCIFKKCFGKKKKPKKAREGKAGRRRKAKEGEGETGEKEGEVKKEGEEEEKEQEKLGKLEFSLDYNFTDAQLIVGILQAQDLAAMDMGGTSDPYVKVFLLPDKKKKYETKVQRKNLCPVFNETFIFKIPYAELGGKTLVLQVFDFDRFSKHDMIGEIKIPMNSVDLGQPMQQWRDLESGEKEEQEKLGDICISLRYVPTAGKLTVNIMEAKNLKKMDVGGLSDPYVKIVLQQNGKRIKKKKTTVKKNTLNPYFNESFSFEVPFEQIQKVQVVITVFDYDKLGSNDPIGKTFMGYGATGVGLRHWSDMLANPRRPVAQWHTLLPEEEVDAALKAKPR, encoded by the exons ATGAGGCTGGTCGGTGCTGGGGTTCGAGTCCGGAGGGCCGCTGAGCCGTCTGAACCAGAATCGGAGGAAACAACAGAGCCTGCTCATCATGAGCACTCTCATTCAGAACACCATGAGCACTCACATACAGAACATCACCCTGGGCACGACTACAACCACATGAAGGAAAAGTTCATGAATGAGCTGAGTCATCTGTCAA TTCCCATGTGGGCAGTGGGAGCCATTGTTGTGGTGGTTCTGGTCTTGGTGGCATGCTTCATCTTCTGCATTTTTAAGAAATGCtttgggaaaaagaaaaagccaaagaaagcgAGGGAGGGGAAGGCAGGTCGCCGCAGAAAGGCAAAGGAAGGTGAAGGAGAGACTGGAGAGAAG GAGGGGGAGGTGAAGAAAgaaggggaggaagaggagaaagaacaggAAAAGTTGGGTAAACTGGAGTTTTCCTTGGACTACAACTTCACAGATGCTCAG CTCATCGTGGGTATCCTTCAGGCTCAGGACCTTGCCGCTATGGACATGGGGGGGACTTCAGACCCCTATGTCAAAGTTTTTTTGCTGCCAGATAAAAAGAAGAAGTACGAGACCAAGGTTCAGCGCAAAAACCTGTGCCCTGTTTTCAACGAAACTTTCATCTTCAAG ATTCCATACGCAGAGCTGGGTGGAAAGACTTTGGTGTTGCAGGTTTTTGACTTTGATCGATTCTCCAAGCATGACATGATCGGTGAAATAAAGATTCCCATGAACAGTGTTGATTTGGGTCAGCCAATGCAACAATGGAGGGACTTGGAGAGTGGTGAGAAGGAGGAG CAGGAAAAACTGGGTGATATCTGCATCTCATTGCGCTATGTACCCACTGCCGGGAAACTGACAGTGAACATCATGGAGGCAAAGAAccttaagaaaatggatgttgGAGGTTTATCAG ACCCATATGTGAAGATTGTTCTGCAACAAAATGGGAAACggattaaaaagaagaagacaacagtaaagaaaaacacactcaATCCTTATTTTAATGAGAGTTTCAGCTTTGAAGTCCCCTTTGAGCAAATACAG AAAGTGCAGGTTGTTATCACAGTATTCGACTATGATAAACTTGGAAGCAACGACCCCATTGGAAAGACCTTTATGGGTTATGGAGCTACAGGAGTCGGACTGCGCCACTGGTCAGACATGCTTGCCAATCCCAGACGTCCAGTAGCCCAGTGGCACACTCTTCTGCCTGAAGAAGAAGTAGATGCTGCACTCAAAGCAAAACCTCGTTAG
- the zgc:56095 gene encoding ferritin, lower subunit-like — protein MQSAVKQNFHAETEGDVNKLINLKLNASYTYLALGMYFDRDDVALPNFSSFFLERSAKEREQAEKLLEYQNMRGGRILLQNISKPTKEDWKGGLDAMTFSLEYQKTLNTRILDVHRRAGSHTDPHLCDFLEQHFLVDSHDTIKKLGDYIGSLTRITASETTGAMGEYLFDKHTL, from the exons ATGCAGTCTGCGGTGAAACAAAACTTTCATGCAGAAACTGAAGGAGATGTCAACAAACTCATCAACCTGAAGTTAAATGCATCCTACACCTACCTTGCCCTG gGTATGTATTTCGACAGGGATGATGTTGCTTTGCCAAACTTCTCCAGTTTTTTCCTGGAGCGTTCAGCCAAAGAGAGGGAACAGGCTGAGAAGCTGCTGGAATATCAGAACATGAGAGGCGGACGAATTTTGCTTCAAAACATCTCT AAACCAACTAAAGAAGACTGGAAGGGCGGTCTGGATGCAATGACCTTTTccctggaataccagaaaaccCTAAATACACGTATCCTTGATGTGCACCGCAGAGCTGGCAGCCATACGGATCCCCAt CTGTGTGACTTCCTCGAGCAGCACTTCCTCGTCGACAGCCATGACACCATCAAGAAGCTGGGCGACTACATTGGCAGTCTGACCCGCATCACTGCGTCTGAGACGACCGGTGCTATGGGAGAATACCTCTTTGACAAGCACACTCTGTAA
- the syt5b gene encoding synaptotagmin Vb isoform X2, with the protein MRLVGAGVRVRRAAEPSEPESEETTEPAHHEHSHSEHHEHSHTEHHPGHDYNHMKEKFMNELSHLSIPMWAVGAIVVVVLVLVACFIFCIFKKCFGKKKKPKKAREGKAGRRRKAKEGEGETGEKEGEVKKEGEEEEKEQEKLGKLEFSLDYNFTDAQLIVGILQAQDLAAMDMGGTSDPYVKVFLLPDKKKKYETKVQRKNLCPVFNETFIFKIPYAELGGKTLVLQVFDFDRFSKHDMIGEIKIPMNSVDLGQPMQQWRDLESGEKEEEKLGDICISLRYVPTAGKLTVNIMEAKNLKKMDVGGLSDPYVKIVLQQNGKRIKKKKTTVKKNTLNPYFNESFSFEVPFEQIQKVQVVITVFDYDKLGSNDPIGKTFMGYGATGVGLRHWSDMLANPRRPVAQWHTLLPEEEVDAALKAKPR; encoded by the exons ATGAGGCTGGTCGGTGCTGGGGTTCGAGTCCGGAGGGCCGCTGAGCCGTCTGAACCAGAATCGGAGGAAACAACAGAGCCTGCTCATCATGAGCACTCTCATTCAGAACACCATGAGCACTCACATACAGAACATCACCCTGGGCACGACTACAACCACATGAAGGAAAAGTTCATGAATGAGCTGAGTCATCTGTCAA TTCCCATGTGGGCAGTGGGAGCCATTGTTGTGGTGGTTCTGGTCTTGGTGGCATGCTTCATCTTCTGCATTTTTAAGAAATGCtttgggaaaaagaaaaagccaaagaaagcgAGGGAGGGGAAGGCAGGTCGCCGCAGAAAGGCAAAGGAAGGTGAAGGAGAGACTGGAGAGAAG GAGGGGGAGGTGAAGAAAgaaggggaggaagaggagaaagaacaggAAAAGTTGGGTAAACTGGAGTTTTCCTTGGACTACAACTTCACAGATGCTCAG CTCATCGTGGGTATCCTTCAGGCTCAGGACCTTGCCGCTATGGACATGGGGGGGACTTCAGACCCCTATGTCAAAGTTTTTTTGCTGCCAGATAAAAAGAAGAAGTACGAGACCAAGGTTCAGCGCAAAAACCTGTGCCCTGTTTTCAACGAAACTTTCATCTTCAAG ATTCCATACGCAGAGCTGGGTGGAAAGACTTTGGTGTTGCAGGTTTTTGACTTTGATCGATTCTCCAAGCATGACATGATCGGTGAAATAAAGATTCCCATGAACAGTGTTGATTTGGGTCAGCCAATGCAACAATGGAGGGACTTGGAGAGTGGTGAGAAGGAGGAG GAAAAACTGGGTGATATCTGCATCTCATTGCGCTATGTACCCACTGCCGGGAAACTGACAGTGAACATCATGGAGGCAAAGAAccttaagaaaatggatgttgGAGGTTTATCAG ACCCATATGTGAAGATTGTTCTGCAACAAAATGGGAAACggattaaaaagaagaagacaacagtaaagaaaaacacactcaATCCTTATTTTAATGAGAGTTTCAGCTTTGAAGTCCCCTTTGAGCAAATACAG AAAGTGCAGGTTGTTATCACAGTATTCGACTATGATAAACTTGGAAGCAACGACCCCATTGGAAAGACCTTTATGGGTTATGGAGCTACAGGAGTCGGACTGCGCCACTGGTCAGACATGCTTGCCAATCCCAGACGTCCAGTAGCCCAGTGGCACACTCTTCTGCCTGAAGAAGAAGTAGATGCTGCACTCAAAGCAAAACCTCGTTAG